In the Thermomicrobiales bacterium genome, CAGCATTCTGGCTCGGGACGATATACTCCGGGCCGGCTATTCTGATCGCGATGGCCGGTAATCAAAGGACGAACGATCATGTTCGAAGGCTCCCGAACCGAGCCAACTCCCGGCGATCTGGCGCCCCGTCGTGAATCGACAATCGCCGGACCCGAAGATACCCAGAATCTCCCCGTCGTGGAACCGACGCCAAAGACCGAACGCGGAATGCTGTGGGACATCGTAGAGACTCTCCTCCTCGCGCTGTTGGTATTTGTCGCCGTCCGCGCGATCGTCCTCAACTTCAGAGTCGACGGTGAATCGATGTCCCCGAACCTGGATTCTGGCGAGATGCTGCTGGTGAACCGGGCCATCTATTGGCATTTCGACGTGAACGGGATTCTCGACGCGCTACCCTTCGTCGATCGATCCGGCTCGCAGATCGTCTACCCACTCCATCCACCGCAGCGAGGCGACATCGTCGTGCTGCACCCTCCCGTCGACCGAGGCAAGCCGTATATCAAGCGAGTGATTGGGCTGCCCGGAGAACGTCTCTCAATCCACGACGGCGCGGTCTATATCAATGGACAGCGTCTCGAGGAACCGTATCTCCACGGCGTATCGACCTCATGGGCGGGAACACTCGGTCAGCAGGAGATTACGATTCCCGATGGACAGGTCTACGTGTTGGGCGATAATCGAGCGAACTCGTCCGATTCTCGGGCATTCGGGCCAATCGCGATCGACCAGATCATTGGGCGGGCCTGGATCGCATACTGGCCAGGAGATGATATAGGTATCCTGTCCACGCCGTCATATCCTCGATAGGCGGCCAGATCGTCGAACGTGGCTGAACGTACTCCATCGTGCAGGACGCCCGACGCGGAAGGGCATCGAAGAACATGATCGAGACTACCGTCGACAGCATCAGGGTCAGCCTGGTCACCCAGGCACGAGTCGTCATTCTCAAAGAGGTCGAAGGTGATCGGCACCTCCCGATCTGGATTGGCGCGTTCGAGGCCGAGGCAATCGCCATGGAGCTCCAGGGCATCGCCGCGTCACGCCCTTTGCCGTATGACTTGTTGCGATCGGTGATTGGCGAGCTCGGAGCGAACGTCAATCGCATCGTCATCACCGAGATTAACAACGATGTCTTTTACGCTCGCATTGTCATTCAGCAAAATGGGATGGGCGTTGAGATCGACTCGCGACCTTCTGACGCGATTGCGCTCGCGGTACGCGCCAAAGCGCCGATCTTCGTCGAGGATGCCGTGATGGATCGCGCCGGCGTTCAGCTTGATGATGACGCCGAAGAAGAGACCGATCATGCTGGCGAAGGCGACGGTGAGTCGCCAATCCCTGAGGAGAGGCTCTCGGCGTTCCGTGATTTCATTGATACGCTGGATCTCGACGATTTCGGCCAGAAAAAGGACAACTAGTGGAGACTCGTGACGCGTTACCGGGCGCGACAACAGCCTGTCGTGTGGAATAGCTGGACATGAGTTCGTGTTGTGCTTGTCAGGTTGAAGGTGAGTCGCCTGTCGCGGCCGGAGGGTCTCCGGTGAGCGGGCCGGTGAGAGAACGGCTCGAGCAGGGTGCGCTTGAACACATCGACGCGCTATACAGGACTGCGCTCCGTATGACACGGAATGCGGCCGACGCCGAGGATCTCGTTCAGGAGACATACCTTCGGGCGTTTCGCTCGTTACACCAGTTCACCGAGGGGACGAACCTCCGTGCGTGGCTGTTCCGCATTCTCACGAACACCTACATCAACGAATACCGTCGCCGGCAGCGTCGACCAACGAACTCCTCGCTCGACGACATCGAAGAGTTCTACCTCTACGATCACCTCATCGAGTCTGGCGTCCAACCGAGCGTCGAGCGACCAGAGGATATTGTGCTCAGCAGACTCTCGGTCGATCGAGTGATCAGCGCGATCGATGAGCTCCCTGAGGAGTTCAGACAGGTCGTCCTGCTTGCCGATGTTGAAGGGTTCAGCTACCGCGACATCGCATCGATCGTCGAGATTCCGATCGGGACGGTGATGTCTCGTCTCTATCGCGCTCGCCGCCGTCTTCAGCGCCAACTGTACGACGCGGCAGTCGAGTCCGGAGTCCTTGGGAAAGTCGACGCTGATGGGCACGTGTAAGCAGACAATCGAACACCTGTACCAATTCATCGACCGTGAGCTGTCAGACGAAGAACGGCGCGAGGTGCAAGCGCACCTGGACCGATGCCCTCCGTGCAGGGAGCATTTCCGATTCGAGGAAAACGTCCTCAGCCTGATCGGTCAGCGTTGTCGACAAGTGAGCGCCCCAGATGAGTTGAAGGAACGCGTGAGAAAGATGTGTCAGTCCGCTTAGCCGAGCCTGTTCGGCGTCACATCTTCTCGAAACCGCGCCAACTCGAACATGATCCCCGGACAGCGGATATTGTGCAGGTCGATCCTGGCATTGATCTCAGCGGCTCGCTTCCGGTAGTTCTCACCCGCGCGTACGCAGAGCGCATGTGTGGGTGACCCTGTCCGCCGTATCTGGTCTTCCCATTCGCGGAGCGCTGCGAGCACGGCCGGCCGCTCGTAATAGATCTGTTTGCGCAACTCGAGCCACTCTGGAAGAAATCCCGCGTTGTGCAGGATGTGGATGCCCATCCAGTCATCGCCGGCATAGTCATCATCCATCGACGAGAGACGCTTGCCAGCCGACTGCAGATTATCGAAGTCGCCCCGTTCGATTGCCTCGCGAATCTTCTCGTCGGCGAGTTGTTCGAACAACTAAGCATCACCTCTCATGGGCCGGTGTTGTTGTGGGGCATATCGGTCATTGCTATACTCGCGGCAGCGCCCGTGAAGCATCTCACAGGCCCATCGCAGCGACAATACACGTCCAACGACACGCGGTGGTAGCGGAAGGGTCGCAGGATTGGCTCAGGAGGTTCACGTCAGCGAGTCGGATCTCGAACGCGTTCGCGAACTACTGCGGACGAATTACAAGCCGCGAGACTACGAGGAGGCGCAAGAACTCATCCTCGGCGCTTGCCAGGATGTTCAGCACCTGATCGGTTGGGTATCGCCGGAGGCCGCCAAAATCATCGGCGAACATCTCGGCGTCACCGAAAACCGTATCTTCGGGTTGCTCACGTTCTACGCCGACTTCCGAACACAGCCCCCCGGCAACCACTTCATGCTGCTGTGCCATGGCACTGCCTGTTTCGTTGCTGGTAGCCAGAAGCTGATCGACGAGTTGCAGGATCGCTACGGCATCGCCGGAGACGAAACGACTGCCGACGGCGAGCTCACTGTCCAGGTTGTCAATGGCTGCCTCGGCGTCTGCGAGCTTGCGCCGGTCGTGCAGGTGGATCATCACGACTATTTCGGCAACCTGGATATCGCCAGGTTCAACGAGGCGATCGCCGAAATCATCCGGCGGGGACCGGCGGAGGGTCATCATGAAGCTCACTGATCGGCAGGCGTTCGAACAGTACGCCGAAAGGGTTTCATCCGATTGGGCGAAGCTTCACGACGGCAGCAGCTGGGTCTTCCGAGTGCCGATTGGCGAGTGGTCCAAATCAAAGGGCGCGCTGGCGACCTTCGACTACCTCCGGCTGTTGCTCGAGGAGTCGGGGCTGACCTACACGCTGAAGCGAGTCGGATCTGGCGGATGGAACTGGGCAGATCCATCGGTCGTGGTTCAGGGGCCAAACCATCCCTCGATTTTGTACGCGAATGTGACCGCCGACCGCGTGCCAGACCTCATCGCATCACTGAAGTCCGGCAAACCGCACGAAGAGCTCGCTGTCGGCACGTTCGCTGATACTCCGGTCGGCAATATCCAGCCAATCGCGCAGCACCCGTTCTTCGCCGGGCAGAAAAAATTCCTCACCGCCGACTGGGGCGTTATCGACCCTGAATCGATTGAGGACTACATCGCGCGTGGCGGGTACGGTGCGCTGAAAAAGGCGCTCTTCGAGATGACCCCGGATGAGGTTATCGAGGAGATGAAGACGGCGAGCGTCCGCGGACGTGGTGGCGCCGGGTTCCCGGCCGGCATCAAGTGGGAGAGCGCACGGCGATCGCGCGCCGAGCCCAAGTTCATCGCGATCAACTCCCACGAGGGCGAACCGAATGTCTATAAGGACCGTCAACTCATCGAGAGCAACCCGCATCTCGTCCTCGAAGGCATCCTGATCGCCTGTTACGCAGTCGGATCAAACCGCGGCTACAACTACGTCGGCGGCGAGCATGTCCTCGCATTGGAGCGGTTCCGCAAAGCGGTCGCCCAGGCTGAGGAATGGGGGCTGATCGGCGAGAACGTGCTGGGCTCCGGGTTCGATGTCGAAGTTCGCGCTCGCGCCGGCGGCGGCGCGTACATCTGCGGTGAGGGCTCCGCGCTGATGTACTCCGTTATGGGCGAACGGGGACAACCTCGCACGAAGCCGCCACGCAGCGTCGAAGAAGGCCTCTGGCGACGCCCGACGATGCTCAACAATACGGAGTCGATCGCCAATGCGCCGCTCGTCATCAAAAACGGCGGCGAGTGGTATGCCAGTCTGGGAACAGAGAAGAGCAAAGGCACGAAGCTCTTCACGTTCCAGGGCCCGCTGAAGCGGCTCGGCGTCGTCGAGATGGAGATGGGTGTCAACCTGCGCCATCTGATCTTCGACGTATACGGCGGGATGAAGGACGGCTACGCGTTCAAGGGTGTTCAGACAGGCGGCGTTTCTGCCGGCGCGCTTCGGGAAGATCAGATCGACCACCCGGTGGACTTCGATTCGTTGACATCGCTCGGGGCGATGCTCGGCTCGGGAGGATTCGTCGTCTTCGATGACACGGTCTGTTCTGTTGGCTTCGCGCGTTACCTGATGGCATTCAATCGCTACGAGTCATGCAGTAAGTGCACGCCGTGCCGGCTGGGGAATCCTGCGCTCACCGAGATTCTCGATCGTATCCGCCACGGCAGTGCTCGATCGGCCGATCTGCAGTTGATCGAGCGCACAAGCAAGCACGTCATCGAGCTATCACTGTGTGGTCTGGGCCAGGTTGCGCCGATGCCGGTTCTCGGTATGATGCGCGCGTTTCCTGAAGAGTGGCGCCAGCATGTCGAGGATGGCGTCTGTGCCGCCGGCGACTGCCCGATGCACGCGCGCGCGCTGATGGCGACCGCCGCAGACGGCTAGCCCGACCCTCTTGCCAACCCACCGATCATGACACAGGCCGGCGGTGCTCATGTGAGCGCCGCCGGCCTGTGTCAGTGTCACTCGCTCCCCGAACGCAAGCAGCGTGGCGACCGCGAGGCTGCTGCCGTGAGCGAGTGTCGTCGTTGATGTCGAGCTAGGAGAGGTCGACAGACTGCCCGACACCCTGGCTTATCGCCGCTTCAAGCGCCGCCCCACAGACGATCATGTCCTGGATTGCGTTGCCGACGGACTTGAAAAATGTGATCTGGCCGGCCGATTCACGACCGACCGCGCTGCCGGCAGCGACGTCACCAAGCTCGACCTTGATTGCGTCGCGTGAAATCGCCCCTCGCTGAATCGACTGAATCAGGTCACCGGCCTCGTGTAACGCAGCCTCGACCGAATCGACAACGATCCGGGATCGTGCAATCGTCGCGTCCGGGATTTCCTGCATTTCGGGTGTGTAGGCGCCGATCCCATTGATATGCGCGCCGGGCGCGAGCCACGCATCCTCGAAGACCGGACTCGTCGACGTCGTCGCTGTGCAGATGACATCTGCTCCAACGACTGCCTGTCGCGCCGACTCCGCAACGATAATCTGCGGCATCCCACTGGGTAGCCACGTTGCGAGGCGCTCGGCGAACGATTCGCGCGACTGCGGAAACAGATCGTAGACCCGTATCTCCGCGATCGGCCGAATCGCGCAGACCGCTGCCGCTTGCGTCACGCCCTGCGCGCCCGCGCCGATGATGGCCAGCGTCCGCGCGTCCTGGCGAGCCATGAGATCGGTCGCCGCCCCAGAGACCGCGCCGGTCCGCAGGGCGGTGACCATCGCGCCGTCGAGCAATCCGGTCGGCACACCTGTCGCAGGATCGACCGTCACGACAATCGCGTTGATCGTTGGCAGTCCGAGTTCGCGGTTACCGCCGAAGACAGAGACCACCTTCACCCCGACCGACGCTGGCGCGTCGTCGCCTCCCGGAACGTACGCAGGCATAAACAGAACAACTCCACTACCGTCCGGCAGATTCACAGGTGTCCGAAGGGGGCTGATCGTCTCGCCACGGCTATGGGCTGCAAACGCCTGCTTCATCAGCTCGATCGCCTGCCGCATCGGCACAAGGCGTCTGATCTCGTCAGCCCGTAATGCCCGCATCGCGTGTCCCCTTTCGTCGCCAGCCATTGCGAAGTGACAGGAGTCTAGCATGGATGCGAATCATGGCCCGGAACGATTTCGCCGGGCTGGATACCGTATCCTTACCGTGTATGTTGACACGTAAGCCCGGATCATCATCCATTCCAGATCCAGACCAGCGTCAGATCGGAAACACGAGCGCGCATGGTGACATCGTGCTTGAAACGCTCCGGTCAGTATGGGGCTATGATTCGTTCCGCCCACTTCAAGAGGACATTGTCCGAACGATCCTTGATGGACACGATGCATTCGTGCTCCTGCCAACCGGCGGTGGCAAGTCGCTGTGTTATCAGCTTCCGGCTCTCCTGCTCGAAGGTTTGACGGTCGTCATATCGCCGTTGATTGCTCTGATGAAGGATCAGGTCGACGCGTTGACCGAGCTCGACGTGCCGGCGACGTTCATCAACAGCTCACTTGATTCGCGTGAGATCCACGATCGGCTTGCCGCCATTTCCCGTGGCGAGATCAAGCTGCTCTACGTTGCGCCGGAACGGTTCGCAACGGCTGGGTTCATTCAGCGGCTCCAGGCACGCGGTGTGTCCCTGGTCGCCATCGATGAGGCGCATTGCGTCTCAGAGTGGGGGCACGACTTTCGTCCGGAGTATCGCGATCTACTCCGACTTCGAGATGCATTTCCGAACGCTGTCTTCGCCGCGTTCACTGCGACGGCGACGAGCCACGTGCAGAGCGATATCCGCCAGCAACTAGGGCTCGCGGGCGCTCAGCAGTTTCAGGGAAGCTTCAATCGTCCAAATCTCTTTTATGACGTGAGACCCAAGCGCGACGCGTATCACCAGATCGCGTCTTATATACGTAGCCATCCCGGCAAAAGCGGCATCATCTACTGCCTATCGCGTGCTGGAACAGAGTCCACGTCCGAGCGTTTGCGTCGAGATGGCTTCTCTGCTCTCGCATATCACGGCGGGATGGATTCGCACGCGCGTCACCGGGCACAGGAAGCATTTGTCCGCGACGATATTCAGGTCGTAGTTGCGACGATTGCGTTCGGCATGGGGATCGACAAACCAGACGTGCGCTTCGTTATCCATCAGGATCTGCCGCGCAACCTGGAAAGCTACTATCAAGAGAGCGGCCGCGCCGGCCGGGACGGCGAGCCCGCCGATTGCATCCTGTTCTACAGTTACGGGGACGTGGTCCGGCAGACGGTCTTCGTCGACGACAAGCCGACTCCACATCTGCGCGAGATTGCGCAGACCCAGCTCAAACAGATGGCGGCCTGGGCGGAGGGTTCTTGCTGTCGCCGAGAGGCGTTGCTGAGTTACTTCGATGAGCCATTCGCCGGCCAGCCTCCGCCATGCTGTGATATCTGCGGCGACCCACCCGAGATGATCGATATGACGATCGCCGCGCAGATGCTGATGTCCTGCGTCAAGCGCACTGGGGAACGATTTGGTCTGGCCTACGTTATCGACGTGCTGCGTGGATCGAAGGATCAACGCATCGTTCGCGCAGGGCATGACAAGCTCTCGACGTGGGGGATCGGCAAGGATCGTCCTAAGGCTGAGTGGCAACATCTCGGACGAGCGCTGATCCGCGATGGCTACTTGCATCAAGACACCACGAACTTCAATATCCTTTCGGTCACCCAGGCAGGAGGGGATGTTCTGTTTCGCGAGAAGCGTGTGAGCTTCGCGAAGCTGCCGGCCGTAGCGAAGGCCGACTCCCAGGATCAGGCGAGTGAGGCGTACCCCGAGCTCTTCGAGCGTCTTCGTCGGTTACGAAAGCAGATCGCCGACACACGTGGAGTGCCACCGTATGTCGTTTTTCCGGATTCGACATTGCGCCAGATCGCAACGCAACTTCCATCGACGCCGCAGGCACTACTGCAAGTCATCGGTGTCGGAGCGCGCAAGGCCGAGGCGTATGGCGCGGTGTTTCTTGCCGAGGTCGACATGTTCATTCGGGATACTGGCGCTACTCCGAAGTCGTTGCCAACACGCGATGCAGCGCCGCTACGTCGTCAGACAATGTCGAAGACAGCGCGAGAATCACTGGCGATCTTCAATCAGGGGCAATCTGTTGAAGATGTCGCGCACCAGCGCGGTCTTGCTGCCACGACTGTAGAGGCTCACCTTGTCGAGGCAATCGAGAGCGGCGCGGAGGTTGACGTTCGACACATGCTCACCGACCAGATGATCCACGACGTTACGAAGGTCATCGCGAGGACTGGTGATGACTTGTTGCGACCGATCATGGACGAGCTTGGGGAGGATGCTGACTACACCTGGGGCGAGCTGCGACTCATTCGAGCAATCCTGAGACAGCAGCGCACGAAAATGCCGCCGGGCTAACCTGGCGGCGAAGGGCTCTCCGACTTGGATTCGAACCAAGAACCTTGCGGTTAACAGCCGCCTGCTCTACCGTTGAGCTATCGGAGAATACGGGCTCCCGAGAAGCCATGGGAATGCTAACACGCACCCGTAGCACCTGCAACCAGTACCCGTGCTTGTGAATTCCGATACAATCAAGTTATGGTCGCTGATTGGCGGCCGGCATAGCCGTGGAGGTAATCAGGTGCCCCAACCCCGCGGTCGAAGCGAAGCCAGCGATCGACCGCCAGTCGTCGGGGTGGAGATCGGTGGCCGGGGCCTGCGAGTCGTCCTTGCCAGGGCAGATGCCAGAATCCTTGACACCGAACGCGCCGTTGACATGGGCGCAACCGCGCACGTCACTATCGATACGATTTGCACTCTGATCGATCAGCTCCTCGCTCGCCACCAACTCACCGCCTCCAACATCTCTGGTATTGGTATCGCGTTCGGCGGGCCGGTTGACGTGCACCGCGGAATCACCTTGCGGTCGCACCGCGTTGATGGATTCGAGCAATTTCCCCTCGTCGGCGTGATGGAGGAGCGGTTTGGCGTGCCGACGGTGCTGGAGAACGATGCCAGGGCGGCCGCGTTTGGAGAGTACACGCACGGCGCCGGGCGCGGCGCTCGTGACATGGTGTATCTGCACTTGGGAAATGGCGTCGGAGGCGCGGTCATCATTCGCGGCACGCTCCTTCACGGGGCCGCGATGACGGCCGGCGAGATCGGTCACATGGTAGTGTCGACGAACGGACCACGTTGTTCCTGCGGCAAGACCGGACACCTGGAAGCGTACGCCTCTGAACCTGCGATCATCTCAAGGATGATGACACAGCTCGCCACGGCCGAACCACACGCCCGCACTCGCTGGCTATCGAGCCCGGGTATCACCCTCCAGTTGATCTTCGCGCGTTACGACAGCGACCCGATCGCCCAGTCGATTATCGATGAGACGATCCAGGTGATCGGTCTGGCGGGAGCGAATCTCGTCACTGCCCTTAATCCCGACGCATTCGTCATCGGCGGCTACGTCGCCCTCGCAGGGCCACGCCTTATCGCGGGCGTCCGCGCAAAGATCCGACAATACGCGGTCGAGCCGGCGGCGCAACGAGTCGTAGTCGCGCCGAGCCACCTCGGAGTGGATGCTGGTGTTATCGGGGCAGTTGTCCTGGCGGGACGAACATGATTCAACCCGATTTCCTCGCGTGTGTATAATTGCAGGCTGCAGAACGAACGTAAGGGCGGAAATCACAATGCTGACCTTGAGTGAATCCGATCTGATGTACTTGCTGACACTGCTGCGATCGAACGATCAGCCGATGACGACCAGTGACCTCGTTCATGCGTTACAGGAACGCGCGCGCAAGTAGCCGTGTAGCCGATCGTCGCGAAGACAGACCACCCATGGATCAACAGGAGAGGGACAACCAACGATGCAGGCTGAACAGATTCTGACAGCACCCGCATTCGGCGGCACTGACGAGGAGCAGGCGCTTGCTGCGGAACTGTTCCAGATTTACCAGGCTCAGGGCCGCTTCTTCAGTGATGGTGCTCCAATTCGCCTGTCCTTGCTTCAGTTGGTCGAGGCAATGGGGAAGAGTCAACCCCGTGTGAGAACCTGGCCAAGGCGAATCGAGGAGGCGTTGTCGGCAAGTCCGGACGTATTTGCCCAAGAGGGTTCCGGAGACGACCTCTCGTTCGTCACGACGCGCCGCGGCGTATCCCCGGGTGGTTCCAGCGGGCGCCGCGAGCAGGTGCTCACTGCCAGATTCGCAACCCCGCAGCCGAAGCGAGAACGGCCCGTTCGTAAGGCGCCTGTCCTTGCGCCAGCCGAATCGATTGTTATTGCTACTGAGACCCAGACGCCGATTGCGCCGCCGATCGACACCACGCCATTCGAGGTCGTCTCAGTGCTGCCAGAACCTGCGCCAGCGGTAACGCCCGTCACCGCGCAGCAGATCGATGCCCTGACTGCCACCGAAAGCGAGATTGCCCAAGCCATCCAGGAAGCACTGGGCAGCGAAGCGGCGGTTGCGCGATGGGGCGATCAGTGGATCGGTGAGGAGCGCCTTCAGCGGCTTTCGCGCGGCGATCTCCGTCGAATCGAGGACTTCATCCGCGAACAGCCAGAGCGGATCGCCACCGATGTGGAGATCGCCCAGGACGTGCTCGGCATCCGACCAAATGCTGCCGACTATGCGTCGATGCTGTTCGCGGTCAACTACCGCCTGTCGCGAGAACCTCGGGAGTTTGAATACCTCGGCTCGGCGACACATGGCGTCTGGTCACTGGCAAATGCGTCCGCCATCGGCACAGCGAAGCGTAAGGCCAGTGAGATCGGGCAGGATTATCGAGTCCTCCTCGAATACGATTACTCTGCTGAGCCGGCCGAAGAGGGACTCGTCGAGCATATTCTCAGCTACTACGAGTACACCTATGGTGTGCTGCCGTTCGACGCCAATCTGCGCTCGATCATGCCCATGCCCGGGTTTAAGGATCAGCGCGCGGTGCGGATCACGTTTGAGTCACCTCAGACGGGAGAGACGGTACAGGCGGAGCTCCGTTTCCCGACCGGGAACCGCGGCGGATATATCGCCGGCCTCGAGACCTTCTACGCCGAGAATCTGATACCCGGCGCAGTGCTGACCATCGAAAAAACGGATCAGCCACAGCACTACCTGCTTGAGTACTTCCGGGTCTCTGGTGAAGATCGCAAACTCCTGGCTCTCGACGAGAAAAAGGGCAAGTACGTCTTCCGACCGACAACGTTCTACTGCGCGACACAGGATGAGTTTGTGCTCAGCGAAAATCGTGTCCCGCGCTTCGCCGATCAGAAACCGCTCGACGAGCGCAGCAAGCGTCATCCGGAGCAGGTCATCGCGGCCGCGTTTGAACGCGCTGGAGAGAACGTGCAGACGAGCGACGATCCGAAGTACTACGCGCTCATTGCCGACCTGCAAGCAGCGGCGAATGTCGAGCGGCCAATCCCGGCAGAGCTACTCCGCGACATTCTGGTCAGTGACACCTACCCAGAATTCAGCGTAGACGAATCGACCGAGGATGCATTCTTCTACACCCCCACCGCCTGATCGAAGCGACTCGGACGGGACAGTCGATGGCGTCGAGGCCTTCCTCGACGCCATCGTAGCGGCCCCGGACGAACGTCCGCCGACATCGCCACTCTCGGACCTCGATCGGCCTGCGACAACGCTCCTGCGAGATCGCTGGGATGAGATTCCAATGACGACGCGAATCCGCATTGTGCGTGATATGGCGCAAGACGCGGAAGACCACGTGGAGCGACACTACCAGCGAGCCCTCCTGGTTGCCTGCAGGGATTCCGACCCCGATGTCCGACTGGCGGCGTTTGACGGGCTCTGGGAGTTCGACTCTCCGGAGCTACTGAGGATTCTCCTCAGCGAGATTGCGGAGGAGCCCGACGCGCGCGTGCGAGAGGCGATGGCAACCGGCCTGGGCCGATTCGCGGCGGACAGCGACGACGACCTGGCGTTGAATGAAGTCCTCGAAGCGCTGTTTGAGCGCTGGGAGGGTGACTCGGCGATCGACGTGCGTCGTCGGGCGTTGGAGTCGCTCGGGTTTCTCAGCGGAGACGATATTGTCGAGGCAATCGAGGATGCCTACAACAACCACTCGATCGAAATCCGCGCCAGCGCGCTCCAGGCTATGGGCCGGCAGGGCGACAACCGCTGGCTTGATGCGTGCCTGCGGGAGTTGCGATCGGACGATCCTGAGCTTCGCTTCGAGGCGGTCACAGCGCTCGGATCAATCGGTGATCAGCGCACAGTTTCAGCGATCGTCGACATGACCGATGATGAGGATGTCGAGGTGGCGTTGGCTGCGATAGCGGCGCTCGGGGAAGTTGGCGGACCCATGGCCGTGAACCGGCTTCGCCAACTCAGCGAGGATCAAAGCCGGGCGGTGGCCGAGGCCGCTGCCGATGCCTTGCAGGAAGCGTCGATCATGGCGAACCCTCTTCGCCCATTGATGTAACCTCCTGGCTGACATCGGGCTTCCTGAGAGCATGAACCGGGCTGAGCGCTGGAGACGAAACATCGACAGCATGGCAAACCAGACTATCGACGAGCTATTTGCCTACGTTTCCGACGTTACGATATCAGGGGATCGTCAGACGGTCATTAGCTCAATCGAATACGACTCGCGACGTGTCGAGCCCGGGGCGCTATTCGTCGCGCTTCGCGGCGGCTACGCGGACGGACATGCGTTCCTGGCCCAGGCACGCAAACGGGGAGCTGTCGCCGCGCTCATTGAGCGTGGGAGCGCCCCAGCCAACGCAGCCGGCTGGCCGACGCTCATCGAAGTGAACGACACCCGCGCCGCGCTCGCCCTTCTGGCGGTCGAGTTCTACCACCACCCGGGCAACGCCATGACGATGATCGGGGTCACTGGCACCGACGGCAAGACGACGACCAGTCACCTGATCGAGGCGCTCCTGCGGCACAACGGGCGACAGACCGGGTTGATCGGAACCGTCGAGGTGAGAATCGCCGGTGAAGTCGAGGCACACGAGACACGGCAGACGACACCGGAGTCGCTAGTTATCCAGCGACTGCTCGGCACGATGCGCGATCAGGGTGTCGACACCGCCATCCTTGAGGCAACGTCTCAC is a window encoding:
- a CDS encoding bifunctional nuclease family protein encodes the protein MIETTVDSIRVSLVTQARVVILKEVEGDRHLPIWIGAFEAEAIAMELQGIAASRPLPYDLLRSVIGELGANVNRIVITEINNDVFYARIVIQQNGMGVEIDSRPSDAIALAVRAKAPIFVEDAVMDRAGVQLDDDAEEETDHAGEGDGESPIPEERLSAFRDFIDTLDLDDFGQKKDN
- the lepB gene encoding signal peptidase I, whose protein sequence is MFEGSRTEPTPGDLAPRRESTIAGPEDTQNLPVVEPTPKTERGMLWDIVETLLLALLVFVAVRAIVLNFRVDGESMSPNLDSGEMLLVNRAIYWHFDVNGILDALPFVDRSGSQIVYPLHPPQRGDIVVLHPPVDRGKPYIKRVIGLPGERLSIHDGAVYINGQRLEEPYLHGVSTSWAGTLGQQEITIPDGQVYVLGDNRANSSDSRAFGPIAIDQIIGRAWIAYWPGDDIGILSTPSYPR
- a CDS encoding ornithine cyclodeaminase, which translates into the protein MRALRADEIRRLVPMRQAIELMKQAFAAHSRGETISPLRTPVNLPDGSGVVLFMPAYVPGGDDAPASVGVKVVSVFGGNRELGLPTINAIVVTVDPATGVPTGLLDGAMVTALRTGAVSGAATDLMARQDARTLAIIGAGAQGVTQAAAVCAIRPIAEIRVYDLFPQSRESFAERLATWLPSGMPQIIVAESARQAVVGADVICTATTSTSPVFEDAWLAPGAHINGIGAYTPEMQEIPDATIARSRIVVDSVEAALHEAGDLIQSIQRGAISRDAIKVELGDVAAGSAVGRESAGQITFFKSVGNAIQDMIVCGAALEAAISQGVGQSVDLS
- a CDS encoding sigma-70 family RNA polymerase sigma factor — encoded protein: MSSCCACQVEGESPVAAGGSPVSGPVRERLEQGALEHIDALYRTALRMTRNAADAEDLVQETYLRAFRSLHQFTEGTNLRAWLFRILTNTYINEYRRRQRRPTNSSLDDIEEFYLYDHLIESGVQPSVERPEDIVLSRLSVDRVISAIDELPEEFRQVVLLADVEGFSYRDIASIVEIPIGTVMSRLYRARRRLQRQLYDAAVESGVLGKVDADGHV
- a CDS encoding NADH-ubiquinone oxidoreductase-F iron-sulfur binding region domain-containing protein, whose amino-acid sequence is MKLTDRQAFEQYAERVSSDWAKLHDGSSWVFRVPIGEWSKSKGALATFDYLRLLLEESGLTYTLKRVGSGGWNWADPSVVVQGPNHPSILYANVTADRVPDLIASLKSGKPHEELAVGTFADTPVGNIQPIAQHPFFAGQKKFLTADWGVIDPESIEDYIARGGYGALKKALFEMTPDEVIEEMKTASVRGRGGAGFPAGIKWESARRSRAEPKFIAINSHEGEPNVYKDRQLIESNPHLVLEGILIACYAVGSNRGYNYVGGEHVLALERFRKAVAQAEEWGLIGENVLGSGFDVEVRARAGGGAYICGEGSALMYSVMGERGQPRTKPPRSVEEGLWRRPTMLNNTESIANAPLVIKNGGEWYASLGTEKSKGTKLFTFQGPLKRLGVVEMEMGVNLRHLIFDVYGGMKDGYAFKGVQTGGVSAGALREDQIDHPVDFDSLTSLGAMLGSGGFVVFDDTVCSVGFARYLMAFNRYESCSKCTPCRLGNPALTEILDRIRHGSARSADLQLIERTSKHVIELSLCGLGQVAPMPVLGMMRAFPEEWRQHVEDGVCAAGDCPMHARALMATAADG
- a CDS encoding DUF1992 domain-containing protein; amino-acid sequence: MFEQLADEKIREAIERGDFDNLQSAGKRLSSMDDDYAGDDWMGIHILHNAGFLPEWLELRKQIYYERPAVLAALREWEDQIRRTGSPTHALCVRAGENYRKRAAEINARIDLHNIRCPGIMFELARFREDVTPNRLG
- a CDS encoding NAD(P)H-dependent oxidoreductase subunit E, with translation MAQEVHVSESDLERVRELLRTNYKPRDYEEAQELILGACQDVQHLIGWVSPEAAKIIGEHLGVTENRIFGLLTFYADFRTQPPGNHFMLLCHGTACFVAGSQKLIDELQDRYGIAGDETTADGELTVQVVNGCLGVCELAPVVQVDHHDYFGNLDIARFNEAIAEIIRRGPAEGHHEAH